gctttctttttctcattaatAGTTTAACCCCCCATATTCACTCTATTTACAATTATACCTACTGAGTCACTGTCTCTCTTCCCCCCAATCCACCGTCGCTCTCTGGCCTCTGCAATGTGCTCCAAACCCCAAATATTCGGCCCgaacccgacccgacccgacccgacccaaAAGCTAAGACATGTCAGCGCCGAAAGCGAAGCTCCTCTGCAACTTCGGGGGAGAGTTGACTCGCCAACTCGGCCGAGTGAGCTACGTCGGCGGCAAGACGAGGCTGGTCCTCGTCGACCGGTCGTTGAGCTTCGAGGGGCTACGATCCAAGATGATTCAACTCAGCTGTGTCGCGCCGAGTTGCATCGAGATCAAGTTCCAGCTCCCCGACGAGACCCTCGACTCGCGGCTAGTCTCGGTCGAGTGCGATGACGACGTCGTCGCCATGCTGAGCGAGTTCGAGGCCTCGCAGAGAATCCCGCTATATTTGTTTGATACTGGCGCTGAATTGTTTCTCAGGTTAGGCTCCGTTTGGCTGCTGAGAAAGTGACGGAAATGAAAACAGCATGAAAATGTTTTGCATTTCCTATTCTGGTGTCGTTTTGGTTTGGGATTTTGAGATTCTAATAGAGAAATTACTTAATTCTGTTGAGAGTTGTTTGAGTGAAACGGTTCTTTGGTAAACTTGACGTGGAATCATGTTTTGTAGCTAGGGTATGTttgtttggttactgagaaaaagccgcaaagaaaaaggaaatgaaaattttaccaAGTATGTTTTTTGAAAGATTCATAGTTTGCACTTTAATTGGAGAAACGAGTATGTTGAGAATCTTGAGTTAGTTTAAGTGAAATAGTAGCGGAGGATCCACGAGgggttattttattttgtagaatGTGATTATTGTTtgggtttgtttggttgctgggaagCTGCACCAAAATGCAGgtggaagtttttttttaagagatcattttttttgttgttgaggtAGATACAACGGAATTTTTACTTTTGGCTTGGTGGAATTCACTTGTTTGGGTGCTGAGAAAATGGGGGGAAAGGACCTAATCGTGCTTTTGGAAATGACCATCCGCTTGGTTGTTGATGAAAGGTTGCACAAGATTTTAGAACTTCAAGCGCAAGAATGGTCATGATAAGGACTCATAGAGAATAAAGGATTCCACTCAGCTAGCTTAAATAGACCAGTGAAGAAACGACTCATGCTTGGACTGAGTTGGTTGCAGAGAAAGTGcaagaaagtaaaagaaatagaaagctTGAGTCCTGCTTTTCCTCATATATATTATCCAGAACTGAGATTACAATATAACTCAGCTGAAAAAATTTCCCACTAAATAGAGTTTTTCAGTATTTGGGAAGCATAGATTTAAGATgttaaatatcaatttagtcTCTGTACTCCTTTTTTGGCACCAAAGTAGGGACTAGAATCTGTTTTGTTCCTGAGAAATCGGAATTTTGGTTCTTAATCAATTTTTTGGGCAGAAGTTGAGTTGTTTCCTGATGAGTGAGCCACTAAAAATGTGAACCTTCAACCTTCCCCCACTCCCTTCTGGATTCATCTCAGTTTCTCGGTCTCCAGGGGCTGGTTTAGTGGCTGAGCAGTCTGTGAAAGAAATTTTGCATCTTAAAGCGCAGGGAAAATGTTgggaaggaaaagaaataagtaGAATTTCTAGCAAAAGGAACCGGAGAAACTTAAATTAACACTTATTATGGAGCTTAATACTTTGATTTCGCTAATGAACTAGTTGAGTTGGGTTTTTTCTGATTTATGAAAATgtggttattatttttatctggGTTGCAGTAACATGTTGAATTGATCATGGCTGGGATTTGATTTATTGCAGAGAGAATGGTACTCCAGTAGTTCAGCATACAGTAATTGATGGTCCAACATCAACTCATGGGTATGGAGAACTTGCTCATCTCTGTTGTTTAGTcattaaaaatgattttgatttgcTACTGAGAGTTTACTGATGCTGTGGATGATCTAATTTGAAGAGAGATTGTGGTTCCAATTGATCCACAAGAGTTCATTGATGCTGAGGATGATCTAGTTTCACTTCCCAGGTATGAGAAGAGATTATAATTGTATGGGTAATGCTTCATACTACACCCCCATCTCACTGGGCCGATGCAGTAGTGCCTATCATCCcttagatattttattttttaaagctaTTGACTGATAAACTCTACGACATCAGCCCAGTGAGATGAGAGTATAGTATGTAGTATTACTCTAATTGTATACCTGTTGAAATTTgaatatcaattttttgtttttgggtttaatTCTCTCTAGAAATGATAGATCATTATGCTATTACTTTTTAAGTAGTTGTGGATATCTATGCCTACCAAACTTTAGTGTCCGAATGTTTTGAGATGCTAAATTTAGACTTCAACGCACACAAGCAACAATTGTgcagtaatttaaaaaataaaaattctgcaGCGAATATAATTCAAACCACTCAAAGCAATAAAAGCATGCACACATCAACACACCAACTTTTGTTGATGAAGTGAAAACCATTTGAACTCTTTTAAAGTAAAACAACTTCGAAATAGCTAAATCAAGGAAATCAATCACTAAGAAAGAATACTACACTTGCATAGTACACTTACAACCCACAGTAATGACTAAGCCATTCTGTGTGCCAACAAGCTCCTCACTAGCctatctttctttttggtttctttatTAACCCACAAGTAAACTTTAATCTGTTTTGTTGATGTAGAACAGCAACGTGAGTTGAATACTCCAAGAGAATTAAGCGTCAATGCTCATACCATCAATATCTCTTAGCACAATGGAAAGCACATAGCGATTAGGAACACTCAATATCAAAGGTGAATAGTGCTGCTTATCTCTCTTAAATTCATGCGCTCAAAGCCTTTTAAGTAGACTTGAAAAAATAAGCCTTGAACCCTAAAGTTGCTTAAATCAAAGGCGGCATCCGGACAGGATTACGATGCATCCGGACATCACTAGGGTTTCATGTCTTCTAACAGGTTCATGTCCGAACACCTGCGCACACAACAACACACAAGTACTCCTTGGAGGTCATCCTGTCAGGACACCATTGCACAAATCAGCGCACATGTACTCCCTGAAGGTTAGCATGTCTAGACACCAGCGCACCCACCAGGCCACAGGTCAGTGCACAGGAACTCCCTGGAAGTCCTCTAGAAGTCCTTATGTCCAGACACCAGCACACAGGTCAGCGCACAGGAGCTCCCTAGAAGTCCTCATATTCGGACATGTGCCCACCAGCTAGCGCCCAACTTTCTGTCCAACTTCTATCTGGAAATGTGCACACAGATTTGCACAACAACTCTCTGCCAGGCCATGTCTGGACACGAGATTTTGtacttgatatttattttaGCAATCTTCAATCCAAATTCTAACTACAAAACTGCCTAATGCCACAAAATACAAAGGCGCTTGTTTTAGACATCGAATAGGCTAATTAAAAACCTAACAAACTCCTTATTTGGCCATTCGGTAACAAAACCCATTACAACATGAATTTGATTACAAGATCCCCCAAGATTCAATCTAATCTATCAAACCACAAAAATAGGTTAGATGcattattgaaaagaaatatcCTGAAATACATACtggcaattaaatcaaattGCTCAAAAATTGAAATCAAGAATTAAATCCAAAATTGATGAGCAATTGATCACATTTGAACAATGATAATTGAATTTCATAAATCATTCATGTCCAAGATTCAATACATCAAAGGAAAAATTCAGTACCACCCATATAACTGCTAAAAATTCAACCAATGAATCGGTTAAACCCAAAATTTCTCCACCTTTTTGTCATCAGGACAAAGTGAAAGAATCAACCATACATCCAAATGTAGCAAAAGTAACCAAAGATCAAGTTGTTTTAAACATTACATCATAAAATTAGAAAGTTAACAAGTCAAAACACATATCATGATCACGAGTCTTTTTCTTCCTCAAGTAGAACTCTGTCCAGAATGCATTTGACATGTGAGTCAATCTGCTCCACATCCTTGGACTGTGCTCCCAACTCAGTCTGAATGGCACTCAGCTAACTCCCATAACTCACCAACTGCTCTCCCATAACAGTTTGGATTGTCTCCATAGCATTCTGCCGCTGCTTCATTTCAATCAGCCTCTTTTCTGTTGCCACCCAGCGCTCATCCATACCAATCTGTCTCCTATCTCTACCGCTCATAAGCTTAGCCATGGCAGTAATCTGCTCCATGAGTGCAGCCCTGGAGACAGAGGATAAAGATGATGATGACGCATCAGGATTACCACCTGCAATTGGTGCAGGTGCTACAAGAACCTCAAGAGCATTGTCTCTTCCTTGCAGTTGAGCTTTGGATTTCTGAACAGTAGCTTTGCCAAAGAATCCTTGAGGAACTTGAATGGTTTCATTCGGAGGAATGTTTAGCTCACAAAATCTAAGAATTTTGGTGATGAGGCCAGCAAAAGGTAAGGAAGTGGTGGTGTCGTCAAAGACCTCAATCATGCAAGTAACAACATGTGAGCAAAAACAGATGGTAGTCCCCTCTGCAATCCCATAAATCATCCTAGCTCTATCAAACCCAATCTCTGAATAACGGTTTATCGGCCAGACATTTTGCATCACTATGTGAGCAAGAAGTCGCATAAGAGCAGAGAGATAACCAATAGACACTGATTTTTCATGCTCTAGCCAGAAATGCCCAGCTGTAGGATTAAATCTAGCTTGCATATCAGTGCAGTTGGGTTGATCAGGTGTAGGAAAGGGAAAACCAGGATTAGGCACAATGGGTAGTTGTGTCACTTGAGAAATAAGAGTGGGACTGACAGGAATTTTAACACGTAAAACCTTTGCGGTGAAGTGGGGAGGAGACGCACTTATATTAACCATGTTCGCTTAAAAGTCACGAACAAGGCTAAGATAAGTGTTGATTGGTTGAAACAAACTCAACCAATTCCTGTCTCAAATGATGTCAAGGATGAAGGCAATGCCAGGGTCCTCAAGGTCACTTTACCTTAACACCCTGCTCAACTATAAGGAGTCTGTTCTTCATCTTTTCCTTGAAAgctttttccatttcttttctgTATCTTTTTTGATGATTCAGCCATGACCTGAAAAATAAACCAACCAACCACAaccttttttgataagtaaccaCAACCAAAACACAGAAGTCCATCACCTAAGCTAAGGTGATTCACAAACAATGATAGTGCATGTGTCTGAACATACTACCTTACTTAGGTCAAAACCAACCTAAGTGTGGCAACCTCTCAAACTCATTCTCACTCACCAATCCTAGGTAGGAATGCATGCAAATGAGATGCTTAATgaatgagatttcatgaaccaTGCTAGAACTCAAACTTAAGCCACAATGAGGTATGTAATGTCAAAACATGTTTTTATGATTCTAAAATGCACACAATGGATCAAAATGCCTAATGGAGTGTCCTAGAATGC
This genomic interval from Corylus avellana chromosome ca3, CavTom2PMs-1.0 contains the following:
- the LOC132175370 gene encoding uncharacterized protein LOC132175370 isoform X3, coding for MSAPKAKLLCNFGGELTRQLGRVSYVGGKTRLVLVDRSLSFEGLRSKMIQLSCVAPSCIEIKFQLPDETLDSRLVSVECDDDVVAMLSEFEASQRIPLYLFDTGAELFLRENGTPVVQHTVIDGPTSTHGEIVVPIDPQEFIDAEDDLVSLPRIAQIIMASSSRNVCPRIYMSNRFHDNEAAALFHSKFTSPILIVERERSHAHMVEPRIARGAMDDDDDVDADENDVEIAEDDDDAAEDAEHDVDEITGTETWSGGDTTVCSYVVGSP